The following coding sequences are from one Paenibacillus sp. FSL R5-0912 window:
- a CDS encoding EAL domain-containing protein yields MKRCKLLLLIGIVLMITPPAAAHAKRQDIKYQAELEYPPYKYIQNGYLTGFDIDLTSMIFEKKDYLLLYSTGEWESTYSLLTEGKIDTTGLMAITEARKQDTLFSRPVLRSYISVYSRQELSEEVKLSTLKNYRIGVGKEQYSETVLQNSVGIPSSQYIEYATVPEAVEALRKGEIDLLFENQGVVDYLIVEQGLTGTIIRKMNNLYPQDVAYGISKTKPELVSYVNARLERLERSGAFEELYQQYFFAHSDYHQSMIRNRIISGVAIGVVLLVFGSVLLRIYIRRLRRTIHSEQEFFEDVIENTGMIIWAVHGDKRSVRFNQYAEKMTGLSEKDVLGVSIDDLPGLEGGAAVLRDLLTKAVYLDYVTNVEVKLPEHSPVAHYFSIRTTLIKGMDDQAEDIFVLVGLDIDERKQNELKLQLSYEELESTYEELAATEVELQDQFNRLGVSERRFRLASEGSGAYMWELDWDSGFYKLSDRWYEVMGYSEEEINAFEGGVLSIIHPDDQESARKARQEHLTGLTPIYETEYRMKTKDDVYVWFEVRGKAIVDPRDQIVLFLGSLIDISKRKQAEFSLNNSYQELEATYEQLTATQQELVGQYEMLLENQKNMHRLAYVDSLSNLPNRICLLETMENYFRRPGGRAALLFVDTDNFKYINDTLGHKSGDVLIRKASERLQSVVREGDMLSRLGGDEFVVFLKDIESRVDVLNLAEDIMRSFRKSFLIGESNLYVSCSIGISFYPEDGETTEEILKNADVAMYRAKEEGKSTYVVYDKSMHTAFNERMNIEKHLRSAMNNNEFELHYQPQVQIETGLISGFEALIRWNSPVLGFVSPLSFIKIAEDSRLIIYIGEWVLREACKFMNSIHQLTGISYKISVNISIIQLLQDDFVEIVLDSLEESGVEPSSLELEITESIFMESFESTVSKLEFLKSRGIRIALDDFGTGYSSLSYLQQLPISTLKMDKIFIDSLADKAYSQSFVQTIIILGHKMGLDVVAEGVEDASQLAFLKEANCDKVQGYLISRPVPQREVIELLVPQKRYEVDHLN; encoded by the coding sequence ATGAAGCGGTGTAAACTCTTGCTTCTAATTGGCATCGTGCTCATGATTACACCCCCCGCTGCCGCTCACGCCAAAAGACAGGATATTAAGTACCAGGCAGAACTGGAATACCCCCCCTACAAGTACATACAGAACGGATATCTGACAGGTTTTGATATTGATCTGACGAGTATGATTTTTGAGAAAAAGGATTACCTTCTTCTATACAGCACCGGGGAATGGGAAAGTACATACAGCCTGCTGACCGAGGGCAAGATCGACACGACCGGACTCATGGCCATAACCGAGGCGAGAAAGCAGGATACCTTGTTCTCAAGACCTGTGCTAAGGAGCTACATTTCCGTCTATTCCCGCCAGGAGCTTAGTGAAGAAGTGAAGCTGAGCACGTTGAAAAATTACAGAATCGGTGTAGGCAAGGAACAGTATTCGGAAACTGTTCTGCAGAATAGTGTGGGAATCCCATCCTCACAATACATAGAATATGCGACCGTACCTGAAGCAGTGGAGGCTCTGCGCAAAGGCGAGATTGATCTGCTGTTCGAGAATCAGGGGGTGGTGGATTATCTGATTGTTGAACAGGGGCTGACCGGAACGATTATCCGCAAAATGAACAATCTTTATCCTCAGGATGTCGCTTATGGCATCAGCAAGACCAAGCCGGAGCTGGTGTCTTATGTGAATGCCAGACTGGAGCGCCTGGAACGCTCCGGGGCATTCGAGGAGCTGTATCAACAATATTTCTTCGCTCACTCGGATTATCATCAGTCCATGATCCGTAATAGAATTATATCAGGAGTGGCCATAGGGGTTGTTCTGCTGGTATTTGGTTCTGTGCTGCTCCGGATCTATATCCGGCGTCTGCGCCGGACGATCCACTCCGAACAGGAATTCTTCGAGGATGTGATCGAGAATACCGGGATGATCATATGGGCGGTTCATGGGGACAAGCGGAGCGTGCGCTTCAATCAATATGCTGAGAAAATGACCGGGCTTTCAGAGAAGGATGTGCTCGGTGTGAGTATCGATGACCTGCCTGGTCTTGAGGGTGGAGCGGCAGTGCTGAGGGATCTCCTTACCAAAGCGGTCTATCTCGATTATGTGACTAATGTGGAGGTGAAGCTTCCGGAGCATTCTCCGGTTGCGCATTATTTCTCCATCCGCACTACCCTGATCAAGGGGATGGATGATCAGGCGGAGGATATATTTGTCCTGGTCGGGCTTGATATCGATGAACGCAAACAGAACGAGCTTAAGCTGCAGCTCAGTTACGAGGAACTGGAATCTACCTATGAGGAGCTTGCGGCAACGGAGGTTGAGCTGCAGGACCAGTTCAACCGGCTGGGCGTCAGTGAACGGCGTTTCCGTCTGGCCTCCGAAGGCTCAGGTGCCTATATGTGGGAGCTCGACTGGGATAGCGGCTTCTACAAGCTCTCGGACCGCTGGTATGAGGTCATGGGCTACTCTGAGGAAGAGATCAACGCCTTCGAAGGCGGTGTGCTCAGCATCATTCATCCGGATGATCAGGAATCTGCACGCAAAGCCAGACAGGAGCATCTTACCGGGCTGACTCCGATCTACGAAACCGAGTACCGGATGAAGACCAAAGATGACGTTTATGTCTGGTTTGAGGTTAGGGGGAAGGCGATTGTGGACCCCAGAGACCAAATCGTACTGTTCCTGGGCTCGCTGATTGATATCAGCAAGCGGAAGCAGGCGGAGTTCAGTCTGAATAACAGCTATCAGGAGCTTGAAGCGACCTATGAGCAGCTTACGGCTACGCAGCAGGAGCTTGTAGGGCAATATGAGATGCTGCTGGAAAATCAGAAGAATATGCATCGCCTGGCTTATGTGGATTCGCTCAGCAATCTGCCGAACCGGATCTGTCTGCTGGAGACGATGGAGAATTATTTCCGCCGGCCGGGGGGGAGAGCGGCGCTGCTGTTCGTGGACACGGACAACTTCAAGTATATTAACGATACGCTAGGACATAAATCCGGCGATGTTCTGATCCGCAAGGCCAGCGAGCGCCTGCAGTCGGTAGTCCGGGAAGGGGACATGCTCTCCCGGCTCGGCGGCGACGAATTTGTAGTGTTTCTCAAAGACATAGAGAGCCGCGTGGATGTGCTGAATTTGGCCGAGGACATTATGCGCTCCTTCCGCAAATCCTTCCTCATCGGCGAGAGCAACCTGTACGTCTCCTGTAGCATCGGGATCTCCTTCTACCCGGAAGACGGGGAGACGACAGAGGAGATTCTGAAGAATGCTGACGTAGCGATGTACCGGGCCAAAGAAGAAGGGAAAAGCACCTATGTGGTTTATGATAAATCGATGCATACGGCATTTAATGAACGGATGAACATTGAGAAGCATCTGCGGAGTGCCATGAACAATAATGAATTTGAGCTGCATTATCAGCCGCAGGTGCAGATTGAGACGGGACTGATCTCGGGATTCGAGGCTTTGATCCGCTGGAACAGTCCGGTGCTCGGTTTTGTCTCCCCGCTCTCCTTCATCAAGATTGCCGAGGATTCCAGACTGATTATTTATATCGGGGAATGGGTGCTGCGGGAGGCCTGCAAATTCATGAACAGCATCCACCAGCTTACCGGAATCTCTTATAAAATATCAGTGAATATCTCCATTATTCAGCTGCTGCAGGATGATTTCGTGGAGATTGTGCTGGATAGTCTGGAAGAGAGCGGTGTTGAGCCGAGCAGTCTGGAGCTGGAGATTACGGAATCCATATTCATGGAATCGTTCGAGAGCACCGTCAGCAAGCTGGAATTCCTGAAGTCGCGCGGTATCCGGATTGCGTTGGATGATTTCGGAACGGGGTATTCCTCCTTAAGCTATCTTCAGCAGCTGCCGATCTCGACACTCAAAATGGACAAAATTTTCATTGATTCCCTTGCGGATAAAGCCTATAGCCAGTCCTTCGTCCAGACGATCATCATTCTGGGCCATAAAATGGGCCTGGATGTTGTGGCCGAGGGCGTGGAGGATGCCAGCCAGCTGGCCTTCCTCAAGGAAGCGAACTGCGACAAGGTTCAGGGCTACCTGATCAGCCGGCCGGTGCCGCAGCGCGAAGTAATTGAACTGCTCGTGCCGCAGAAGCGTTATGAAGTAGATCATCTGAATTAG
- a CDS encoding toxic anion resistance protein, which yields MSTQLIELRKEDEQKVVEEASQLIEKVSKTDTVALDSLMDDIGKLGVKTQEKAGQTLKLLDRPVNDLMSGKRVEVPNMIMKLRNECETLQQSKNVSFFGKMLRKSPLKNYVYKYQSVRTNIDAIITGLRDGRDTLEESIVNMRQLKRTSMEEIYNLQTKIAFGNKLKELFEVEIAKPENEFRKAYLERGLRKVMVRIQSMTEMILLYNQAIAATDIINDNNDKLIDSVNNAIDKTSNLITVSAMIAMSLADQENVINAVEATNKTIEDQFKENARLLRTTTEKTTELLSKPSMSLEAVNQAIGDLLSALDTSEQSNRRIIESCQDYTSKMTTINTQLNNRLGLNEGSQPQALKQAENGLSSFLN from the coding sequence ATGTCCACGCAGTTGATCGAGCTGAGAAAAGAAGATGAACAGAAGGTAGTGGAGGAAGCTTCCCAGTTAATTGAGAAGGTGTCCAAGACCGATACTGTAGCCCTGGATTCCCTGATGGATGATATCGGCAAGCTTGGCGTGAAAACGCAGGAGAAGGCAGGACAAACCCTGAAGCTGCTGGATCGTCCGGTCAATGACCTGATGAGCGGCAAGCGGGTGGAAGTGCCGAATATGATTATGAAGCTGCGCAATGAGTGCGAGACGCTGCAGCAGAGCAAGAATGTCAGCTTTTTCGGCAAAATGCTGCGCAAGAGTCCGCTCAAAAATTATGTCTACAAATATCAGTCTGTCCGCACCAATATTGATGCCATCATTACCGGTCTGCGCGACGGCCGCGATACGCTGGAAGAGAGCATCGTCAACATGCGCCAGCTGAAGCGCACCTCGATGGAGGAGATCTATAACCTGCAGACCAAAATTGCCTTCGGCAACAAGCTGAAGGAGCTGTTCGAGGTAGAAATCGCCAAGCCGGAGAACGAATTCCGCAAGGCGTATCTGGAACGGGGACTGCGCAAGGTAATGGTACGGATTCAGTCCATGACCGAAATGATTCTGCTCTACAATCAGGCAATTGCGGCAACGGATATCATCAATGACAACAATGATAAGCTGATTGATTCCGTAAACAATGCGATTGATAAGACTTCTAATCTGATCACCGTGTCGGCGATGATTGCCATGTCCCTGGCTGATCAGGAGAATGTCATTAACGCTGTGGAAGCCACCAATAAGACGATCGAGGATCAGTTCAAGGAGAATGCACGGTTGCTGCGTACAACTACCGAGAAGACAACAGAACTGCTCTCCAAGCCGTCCATGTCACTCGAAGCTGTGAATCAGGCGATAGGCGATCTGCTCAGTGCCCTGGATACCTCGGAGCAGTCCAACCGGCGGATTATCGAGAGCTGCCAGGATTATACATCCAAAATGACGACCATCAACACCCAGCTGAACAACCGGCTTGGGCTTAATGAGGGCTCGCAGCCGCAGGCATTGAAGCAGGCGGAGAATGGGCTGAGCAGCTTTTTGAACTGA
- a CDS encoding GGDEF domain-containing protein has translation MHIPPPTPRQMYWNRVLLNTFWMVLFVYLASQLFVALSMWGHRPELSGGQYFINHIVIPDSILLVLLLILEVVHKWKPLMSEFSIIVTSHLYGILIIMNLSTEFHVKPLIMLLPLLVSMIYLKDNYLKASSVICLIYIIMLFLNTATYDYTLRIQNIIITLIFAGTSLAGFGVIARGRDLMQSLENSVKSEQELRIQNIIMDRLSKIDPLTDLYNHKTFHEYLGWLIEHQQSNPFPLQLAVLDIDNFKKVNDQYGHWVGDIVLKQVAAVMLQHIGSDDFAARYGGEEFVIILTAKPLEDSVRIMDKILTGIAGLLINEMENRSVTVSIGMHDYNGTDSKSSTFQQADDALYEAKKTGKNKIVIF, from the coding sequence ATGCACATCCCACCGCCAACTCCTCGCCAAATGTACTGGAACCGCGTCCTCCTCAACACCTTTTGGATGGTCCTGTTTGTTTATCTGGCAAGCCAGCTATTTGTTGCCTTATCCATGTGGGGCCACCGGCCTGAGCTCTCCGGCGGGCAATATTTCATTAACCACATAGTGATCCCCGACTCCATACTGCTCGTCTTGCTTCTGATTCTCGAGGTTGTACATAAATGGAAACCGCTGATGTCCGAGTTCTCAATTATTGTCACCAGTCATCTGTACGGCATTCTGATAATCATGAATCTGAGCACGGAGTTTCATGTGAAGCCGCTCATTATGCTGCTTCCGCTTCTGGTATCCATGATCTATCTGAAGGACAATTATCTGAAGGCTTCCTCGGTTATTTGCCTGATCTATATCATTATGCTGTTCCTCAACACAGCTACCTATGACTATACCCTGCGTATCCAGAACATTATTATCACCCTTATCTTCGCAGGAACTTCACTGGCCGGATTCGGCGTCATTGCACGGGGACGGGATCTTATGCAGTCACTGGAGAATTCGGTGAAATCGGAGCAGGAGCTGCGCATTCAGAATATTATTATGGACAGGCTGTCCAAGATTGACCCCTTGACCGACTTGTACAATCACAAGACCTTTCATGAATATCTGGGCTGGCTGATTGAGCATCAGCAGAGCAACCCTTTTCCCCTGCAGCTGGCGGTCCTGGATATCGACAATTTCAAAAAAGTAAATGACCAGTATGGCCACTGGGTTGGCGATATTGTACTGAAGCAGGTAGCTGCAGTCATGCTGCAGCATATCGGATCGGATGACTTCGCAGCCCGGTACGGCGGTGAAGAGTTCGTTATCATTCTGACCGCCAAGCCGCTGGAGGATTCCGTGCGGATTATGGACAAGATCCTAACCGGAATTGCCGGCCTGCTAATCAATGAAATGGAGAATAGATCGGTTACTGTCAGCATCGGCATGCATGATTATAATGGAACCGATTCGAAGAGCTCCACTTTTCAGCAGGCAGACGATGCCCTGTATGAAGCCAAAAAAACAGGCAAGAACAAAATCGTCATCTTCTAG
- a CDS encoding rhodanese-like domain-containing protein — protein sequence MKLQAKSQVLAAPAAASADAVHYFTAKAAFETDVADVAYDLREGITGFQLVDVRDARSYEEAHLPGALSLPSGRIKHTSPELPKEDVLILYCWGPACNGASKAAARLAAQGYLVKEMLGGIEYWRKEGGRLEGTLQEEAPLYYSMLHSTSQSESSG from the coding sequence ATGAAACTACAGGCGAAATCTCAAGTACTGGCTGCTCCGGCAGCAGCCTCCGCAGATGCGGTACACTATTTCACGGCCAAAGCAGCATTCGAGACCGATGTGGCCGATGTGGCTTACGATCTGCGTGAAGGGATCACCGGCTTTCAGCTGGTCGATGTCCGCGATGCCCGTTCATATGAAGAGGCCCACCTGCCGGGAGCCCTCTCCCTGCCCTCCGGGCGGATAAAACATACTTCTCCTGAGCTGCCCAAAGAAGATGTTCTAATTCTGTATTGCTGGGGCCCCGCCTGCAATGGAGCCAGTAAAGCTGCAGCCAGACTGGCTGCCCAGGGCTACCTCGTCAAGGAGATGCTCGGCGGTATCGAGTATTGGCGCAAGGAGGGGGGCAGACTGGAGGGCACCCTGCAAGAGGAAGCTCCGCTGTACTATAGCATGCTCCACTCCACTTCTCAGAGTGAGTCCTCCGGCTGA
- a CDS encoding formate/nitrite transporter family protein produces the protein MENEALLQVEKLALKKQKIFRQSILRYIARAMLASMFIGFGVIVAFKTGNFFYMEQSPMTYPMAAITFGAAIILISYGGGDLFTGDTFYYTYAALRRKMAWTEVVRMWVVSYIGNILGATAFALLIFLTGLFYDSSVNGFLLNVVAHKMEAPALQLFFRAILCNWLVCLAFFVPMSMKSDGAKMFAMVLFVFCFFISGYEHSIANMCTFAIALVLDHPGTISWGGVVHNLVPVTLGNLIGGGVLMGVMYYYVNKPFLDEESH, from the coding sequence ATGGAGAACGAGGCACTGCTGCAGGTTGAGAAGCTGGCACTGAAGAAACAGAAGATCTTCCGGCAAAGCATATTGCGGTATATTGCCAGAGCCATGCTCGCCAGCATGTTTATCGGATTCGGCGTTATCGTAGCGTTTAAGACAGGCAACTTCTTCTATATGGAACAATCGCCGATGACCTATCCGATGGCTGCGATTACGTTCGGCGCAGCCATCATCCTCATTTCCTACGGTGGGGGAGATTTATTTACCGGAGATACCTTCTATTACACCTACGCGGCCTTGAGACGCAAGATGGCATGGACTGAGGTAGTGCGGATGTGGGTAGTGAGCTACATCGGTAATATCCTTGGGGCTACGGCGTTCGCCCTGCTGATTTTTTTGACCGGATTATTCTATGATTCCTCTGTGAACGGGTTTCTGCTGAATGTGGTGGCTCACAAGATGGAAGCCCCGGCGCTGCAGCTGTTCTTCCGGGCTATTCTCTGTAACTGGCTCGTCTGTCTGGCCTTCTTCGTCCCTATGTCGATGAAGAGCGACGGGGCCAAAATGTTCGCCATGGTTCTATTCGTGTTCTGTTTCTTCATCTCCGGGTATGAGCACAGCATTGCCAACATGTGTACCTTCGCGATTGCCCTTGTTCTGGATCACCCCGGCACCATATCATGGGGGGGCGTTGTGCATAATCTCGTACCGGTCACTCTGGGCAATCTCATTGGCGGCGGTGTGCTGATGGGCGTGATGTATTACTATGTGAATAAGCCGTTCCTGGATGAGGAGTCTCATTAA
- a CDS encoding LysR family transcriptional regulator, with translation MELTYLRTFCTVADHGSYTRAAEVLGYAQSSVTAQIAKLEELYGAILLERSGRGMIPTFAGSNLLPYARQMLALSAEAKGVISGGDQGVLNIGAIETLAAYYLPHRLHRYREQHPGMQLRVQPGSEEDIIAAVKDKTAHFGLIFDVPYASGELVTLPLREEQLYVITHPEHPMAAERAVTPERLEGEPLVLTESTCTYRKQLLNVLRESGITARVDMEFGNLEGIKQAVKHSWGTAFLPRYAVEEELRTGALTGIPLAGQLDPFYIQLIYRKEQRLSPVFMEFIAHMQLQQPV, from the coding sequence ATGGAATTAACCTATTTGCGGACCTTTTGTACAGTGGCGGACCACGGAAGTTATACCCGGGCGGCAGAAGTGCTGGGTTACGCACAATCGAGTGTGACGGCGCAGATTGCCAAGCTGGAGGAGCTGTACGGAGCCATTCTGCTGGAGCGTTCGGGCAGGGGGATGATTCCAACCTTCGCCGGCAGCAATCTGCTCCCGTATGCCCGGCAAATGCTGGCGCTGAGTGCGGAAGCTAAAGGGGTAATCTCCGGCGGTGATCAGGGAGTGCTGAATATTGGAGCTATTGAGACGCTAGCCGCTTATTATCTGCCTCACCGGCTGCACCGGTACCGGGAGCAGCATCCCGGAATGCAGCTGCGGGTACAGCCCGGCTCTGAAGAAGATATCATCGCCGCAGTCAAAGATAAAACGGCCCATTTCGGTCTGATCTTCGATGTTCCGTATGCGTCGGGGGAACTGGTTACTCTGCCGCTGCGGGAGGAGCAGCTGTATGTGATCACCCATCCGGAGCATCCCATGGCAGCGGAAAGGGCGGTTACCCCGGAGCGTCTGGAGGGGGAACCGCTGGTGCTGACAGAGAGTACCTGCACTTACCGGAAGCAGCTGCTGAATGTGCTCAGGGAATCCGGTATAACTGCGCGTGTAGATATGGAGTTTGGGAATCTCGAGGGGATCAAGCAGGCGGTGAAGCACAGCTGGGGGACGGCCTTTCTGCCGCGGTATGCGGTGGAAGAGGAGCTGCGCACTGGCGCATTAACCGGAATTCCCCTGGCCGGGCAGCTGGATCCGTTCTATATTCAGCTTATCTACCGCAAGGAGCAGCGGCTATCCCCTGTGTTCATGGAGTTCATTGCCCATATGCAGCTGCAGCAGCCTGTATAA
- a CDS encoding TPM domain-containing protein — protein sequence MRKIFALVLLLSLLRIPGVYAADIPVQQGVVTDEAGLLTAQEAEAITRMAATDRYTLYILTIDSLDGADPASYADKVYDTWKLKTRDILLLIAYGDQQTEINFDNPQLQNSLNAWSQNLGGASGSAAITKLLETYFNPYARDGDFAGGISAVIKELQAVDSGPGSAAGGTAGGGTGGTAGGGSGGSGGTAGSSGSGTAETARGGLSFISLAAIVAGAALLVFLLYVLITGMRRRSGLARQQELLSDLLVRANRALESLQPFQGIVQGKTGELVEGISKRLTSQLVEISALQQTSGQGALPPFYRLSALKAATEQLQQTESNFRTSLEEEEKNIAVISDADRNVKQQITELKQDAPELDGQLQQAAQATGYPLQEIAEDLEALAAQTAKADQLELFDPIAAQDITEEAQERQEQIERDLQDVDAFDDKLKAFPGVLAAARSRISGLIEQNSLHNMKVKPYDSLEQASAAAGSLEAPLRSGDMDEVRRIGAALDALLAEAVAMTERQAMIRQSNRADLETVRSKWGSLTQRRNELQGKLTEARNQFARQHLDSLEKMLEETGAALRQGAGEVPQIETWTSDARGDYENARSGLDRLLTLQDETEGKFSSIDSSLSSLYERLDSLRRLFTEGQSRVDAAQSLLHSRGIAAQSRFQLSLLPEYAELEQRLSARPYNLDELESTGHSYASQISIFVEEANRLVRQKEEAERAARLAMMREQQRREQARKRMSSGPPSSGGFGGGRSSGGSSWGGGGRSSGGSSWGGGKSGRNSSGGSKW from the coding sequence TTGAGAAAAATTTTCGCCTTGGTCTTACTATTATCCTTGCTCCGGATCCCCGGCGTCTATGCTGCGGATATTCCTGTACAGCAGGGAGTTGTTACTGATGAAGCCGGCTTACTTACTGCGCAGGAAGCAGAAGCTATCACCCGGATGGCCGCAACGGACCGCTATACTCTCTATATCCTGACTATAGACTCATTAGACGGCGCGGACCCAGCCAGTTATGCAGATAAGGTATACGATACCTGGAAGCTGAAGACCCGGGATATCCTGCTTCTGATCGCTTACGGAGACCAGCAAACGGAGATTAACTTCGATAATCCGCAGCTGCAGAACTCACTCAATGCCTGGTCACAGAACCTCGGCGGCGCTTCAGGCAGCGCGGCAATCACTAAGCTGCTGGAGACTTACTTCAATCCTTATGCCAGAGACGGCGATTTCGCCGGAGGAATCAGCGCTGTTATTAAGGAGCTTCAGGCTGTGGACAGCGGGCCGGGCAGTGCTGCCGGAGGAACTGCTGGAGGTGGTACAGGTGGTACTGCGGGTGGCGGATCAGGCGGCAGCGGCGGGACAGCCGGAAGCAGCGGATCGGGCACGGCCGAAACCGCCAGGGGCGGACTATCCTTCATATCACTCGCCGCTATTGTAGCCGGGGCCGCATTACTGGTGTTCCTGCTGTACGTGCTGATTACAGGAATGCGCCGCCGCAGCGGGCTTGCCAGGCAGCAGGAACTATTATCTGACCTGCTGGTACGGGCGAATCGCGCCCTCGAATCCCTTCAGCCCTTCCAGGGAATCGTGCAGGGCAAGACCGGAGAACTGGTCGAGGGCATATCGAAGCGCCTGACCTCGCAGCTGGTCGAGATCTCAGCGCTGCAGCAGACAAGCGGGCAAGGCGCCCTGCCGCCCTTCTACCGCCTGTCCGCCCTCAAAGCTGCAACAGAACAGCTTCAGCAGACGGAAAGTAATTTCCGCACCTCGCTTGAAGAGGAAGAGAAGAATATTGCTGTCATCAGCGATGCCGACCGGAACGTCAAGCAGCAGATCACTGAATTGAAGCAGGATGCGCCAGAGCTTGACGGACAATTGCAGCAAGCGGCCCAAGCGACCGGCTATCCGCTGCAGGAAATCGCCGAGGACCTGGAGGCGCTGGCCGCACAAACCGCCAAAGCTGACCAGCTGGAGCTGTTTGACCCGATTGCCGCACAGGATATTACTGAAGAGGCGCAGGAGCGCCAGGAGCAAATTGAGCGGGACCTGCAGGATGTAGATGCTTTTGACGATAAGCTGAAGGCATTCCCCGGGGTTCTGGCCGCTGCCCGCAGCCGCATTTCCGGGCTGATTGAGCAGAACTCCCTGCACAATATGAAGGTTAAGCCCTATGACAGCCTGGAGCAGGCTTCGGCTGCCGCCGGGTCCCTGGAGGCGCCGCTGCGCAGCGGCGACATGGATGAGGTGCGGCGGATCGGCGCCGCGCTGGACGCGCTGCTGGCTGAAGCCGTCGCCATGACGGAGCGCCAGGCCATGATCCGGCAGAGCAACCGCGCAGATCTGGAGACGGTGCGCAGCAAATGGGGCAGCTTGACCCAGCGGCGCAATGAGCTGCAGGGCAAGCTCACTGAGGCGAGGAACCAGTTCGCCCGCCAGCATCTGGACAGTCTGGAGAAGATGCTTGAGGAGACTGGTGCCGCCCTGCGGCAAGGCGCAGGCGAAGTGCCGCAGATTGAGACCTGGACCAGCGATGCACGCGGTGATTATGAGAATGCGCGCAGCGGGCTTGACCGGCTGCTAACGCTGCAGGACGAGACTGAAGGCAAATTCAGCAGTATCGACAGCAGTCTGAGCTCTCTGTACGAACGTCTGGACAGCCTGAGAAGGCTGTTCACGGAAGGACAGAGCCGGGTCGATGCGGCACAGAGTCTGCTGCATAGCAGAGGTATTGCTGCACAGAGCCGCTTCCAGCTGTCCCTGCTGCCGGAGTATGCCGAGCTGGAGCAGCGCCTGTCTGCCCGTCCATACAATCTGGATGAACTGGAGAGTACAGGTCATTCTTACGCATCGCAGATTTCCATCTTCGTGGAAGAAGCGAACCGGCTTGTCCGCCAGAAGGAAGAGGCAGAGCGGGCGGCCCGCCTGGCAATGATGCGGGAACAGCAGCGCAGAGAACAGGCCCGCAAGCGGATGTCCTCCGGGCCGCCATCCTCGGGCGGATTCGGCGGCGGACGTTCCTCCGGCGGCTCCTCCTGGGGCGGCGGAGGCCGGTCGTCGGGCGGCTCTTCCTGGGGCGGCGGCAAGTCCGGCAGGAATTCTTCCGGCGGCTCCAAGTGGTAG